One window from the genome of Nicotiana tomentosiformis chromosome 5, ASM39032v3, whole genome shotgun sequence encodes:
- the LOC104101504 gene encoding SKP1-like protein 1: MASSSSTTGEKKMLTLKSGDNEEFHLDESLVLQSDLIKTMVKDERVSTIPLPSIKSKTLVKIIEYLKKYAELTATSNKEDFKNIQKEFVNIVLEELLDITVAVNYLKISGLLEFCCQAVADRIKDKSVEAVQKIFKIESDFTSEEVAEFKRETSWAFEGDLDDTTN, encoded by the coding sequence atggcatcatcatcatcaacaacggGAGAGAAAAAAATGTTAACATTGAAGAGCGGTGATAACGAAGAATTTCACCTTGACGAATCTTTGGTCTTACAGTCTGATCTTATCAAGACCATGGTGAAAGATGAACGTGTTTCCACCATACCATTGCCTAGCATCAAAAGCAAGACGCTGGTTAAAATCATTGAATACCTCAAGAAATATGCGGAGCTCACTGCTACCTCGAACAAAGAAGACTTCAAGAATATCCAGAAAGAGTTTGTGAATATTGTCTTAGAAGAACTGCTTGACATAACCGTGGCAGTAAATTATCTGAAAATCAGTGGTTTGCTGGAATTCTGTTGCCAGGCTGTGGCTGACAGAATAAAGGACAAGAGTGTTGAAGCCGTTCAGAAGATTTTTAAAATTGAAAGTGATTTCACCTCAGAAGAAGTGGCAGAGTTTAAAAGGGAAACTTCTTGGGCCTTTGAAGGTGACCTTGATGATACTACCAACTAG
- the LOC104101502 gene encoding tRNA wybutosine-synthesizing protein 2/3/4, whose protein sequence is MEFEKRKAATVASINSPETDKSPKGNIDAPIIPLLNTLNSHPSYFTTSSCSGRISILSTPTTPFNNPTKKKAKGGKWVFISHDPIQPHLILPLLFSTESTQKVSELNQPHSLVFRFEPLIIAVECKDIESAQFLVSLAISCGFRESGITSVNKKRVIIAIRCSIRLEVPLGDTEKLMVSPEYVEYLVMLANEKMETNKKRTDSFLDALLKNGFSGTRIGNEEFLDNGKVECDEGPVCFNTKEAGLLENSLGNAVSGNGNAKRRDFDDSYSGSEVAPEINLHTVKLVISGESIERLFLWGHSASTVDNVDNKKVLIFGGFGGIGRHARRDDLLLLDIESGRMEVIDVLNAPCPRVGHTSSMIGDSMYVIGGRADPLNILNDVWVFNVTKKDWRLLECSNSPFLPRHRHAAAAVGSRIYVFGGIQNDLIFSSVYVFDTQNFEWSEVQVQGDFPCARHSHSMAAYGSQLFVFGGYDGQKALGDLYSFDVKTCLWKKEKMIGGPAAKFSHSMFIYKKYLGIIGGCPVSQQNQRLSLLNLESHLWKHITISSIGEGLFVRSTANIVDNDLIMIGGGAACYAFGTKFSEPVKVDLLPLISLIECPTHLHEENKHAIYQEEETMREMNISSCFPQNEVEPVNNGSFHQNSEGRDSGIAGSQMVASHWVIRLKRKDAKMAKDMLKKFGWLDLGRKVHPQDDGKDICFPVTENFCALFNQRNNLGDVPESVCQEGIPVKDTCISTALNILIECGATILADEIVRVEKASHSPFKVMSEAVATLLSDRGLPLQLLEELPSRWERLGDIVVLPVTSFKDSAWDLIGQELWFIVAKSLGAHRLARQGRIAPTGTRDSTLEILVGDDGWVNHRENGILYSFDATKCMFSWGNLSEKLRMGHFDCKDEVIVDLFAGIGYFVLPFLVRAKAKLMYACEWNPYAVEALRRNVEANLVADRCVLLEGDNRITAPKGVADRVCLGLIPTSEGSWVTAVRALREKGGILHIHGNVKDSEENVWTNYVSQSIQEIARSEGHYWDVSVEHVERVKWYAPHIRHLVADVRCKQIQT, encoded by the exons ATGGAGTTCGAAAAGAGAAAGGCAGCAACTGTAGCTTCAATAAATTCACCAGAGACAGACAAATCACCAAAAGGCAACATAGACGCACCAATTATCCCTTTACTCAACACCCTCAACTCACACCCTTCATATTTCACCACCAGTTCTTGTTCTGGccgtatctccattctctcaacACCCACCACCCCCTTCAACAACCCCACCAAGAAAAAAGCTAAAGGAGGCAAATGGGTCTTCATTTCTCACGACCCAATTCAACCCCACTTGATTTTACCACTCCTTTTTTCAACcgagtcaactcaaaaagtcagcGAGTTGAATCAGCCACATAGCCTTGTGTTCAGGTTTGAGCCTTTGATTATTGCAGTGGAGTGTAAGGACATAGAGTCAGCTCAGTTCTTGGTTTCTTTAGCTATTTCATGTGGGTTTAGGGAGAGTGGTATTACTAGTGTTAATAAGAAAAGAGTGATCATTGCTATACGATGTTCGATTCGATTGGAAGTGCCGTTAGGGGATACTGAGAAGTTAATGGTGTCCCCTGAATATGTAGAGTACCTTGTTATGTTAGCAAATGAGAAAATGGAGACTAATAAAAAAAGAACTGATAGCTTTCTTGATGCTTTGTTGAAAAACGGGTTTTCCGGTACACGGATTGGTAATGAGGAGTTTTTAGATAATGGAAAGGTAGAATGTGATGAGGGTCCAGTATGTTTTAATACCAAGGAGGCCGGATTGTTGGAAAATTCTTTGGGTAATGCTGTTAGTGGAAATGGAAATGCTAAAAGAAGAGACTTTGATGATTCTTATTCTG GATCAGAAGTAGCCCCTGAAATCAACCTACACACTGTTAAATTAGTGATTTCTGGTGAATCAATTGAGAGGCTATTCCTCTGGGGTCACTCTGCTTCTACAGTGGATAATGTGGATAACAAGAAGGTTCTCATATTTGGTGGCTTTGGAGGAATAGGAAGACATGCGCGAAGAGATGATCTATTGCTTCTTGATATAGAAAGTGGAAGGATGGAAGTGATTGATGTTTTGAATGCCCCATGTCCACGTGTGGGCCATACATCATCTATGATTGGAGATTCAATGTATGTGATTGGAGGAAGAGCTGACCCTTTGAATATTCTGAATGATGTGTGGGTTTTTAATGTGACAAAGAAAGATTGGCGGCTGTTAGAGTGTTCGAACAGTCCATTCCTTCCAAG GCATAGACATGCTGCAGCTGCTGTAGGTTCAAGAATTTATGTATTTGGGGGAATTCAGAATGATTTAATATTCTCATCAGTGTATGTCTTCGACACACAAAACTTTGAATGGAGCGAAGTACAAGTTCAAGGGGATTTTCCATGTGCACGTCATTCTCATTCAATGGCAGCATATGGATCTCAATTATTTGTATTTGGGGGATATGATGGGCAGAAGGCTCTAGGGGACCTGTATAGTTTTGACGTGAAAACATGTCTTTGGAAGAAAGAAAAGATGATTGGAGGACCAGCTGCAAAATTTTCTCATTCTATGTTTATTTATAAGAAATATCTCGGGATCATTGGGGGCTGTCCTGTTAGTCAACAGAACCAGAGATTATCATTACTCAATCTGGAATCTCATTTGTGGAAGCATATTACTATCAGTTCTATTGGTGAAGGCCTGTTTGTTCGTAGTACGGCAAATATTGTTGATAATGACCTAATAATGATTGGTGGTGGGGCAGCCTGTTATGCATTTGGAACAAAGTTCAGTGAACCAGTGAAAGTAGATCTGTTACCTTTGATATCACTAATAGAATGTCCCACGCATTTACACGAGGAAAATAAGCATGCCATTTATCAAGAGGAAGAAACGATGAGAGAAATGAACATTTCCTCTTGTTTTCCACAGAATGAAGTGGAACCAGTAAATAACGGAAGCTTTCATCAGAATTCAGAGGGTAGAGATTCTGGAATTGCTGGAAGTCAGATGGTTGCTTCCCATTGGGTTATTCGGCTCAAAAGGAAAGATGCAAAAATGGCAAAGGATATGTTGAAAAAGTTTGGATGGTTAGATCTCGGGAGAAAGGTCCATCCGCAGGATGATGGAAAGGATATCTGTTTCCCTGTCACAGAAAACTTTTGCGCTTTATTCAACCAGAGAAATAACCTGGGAGATGTTCCTGAATCTGTGTGTCAAGAGGGAATACCAGTGAAAGATACATGCATTTCAACAGCCTTGAACATTCTGATTGAATGTGGAGCAACTATACTAGCTGATGAAATCGTCAGAGTTGAAAAAGCTTCACATTCTCCATTCAAAGTAATGTCTGAAGCTGTTGCCACTCTGTTAAGTGACCGAGGTCTGCCGTTGCAACTTTTAGAGGAGTTACCTTCAAG ATGGGAACGACTTGGTGATATTGTTGTGCTTCCCGTAACATCCTTCAAGGACTCAGCATGGGACTTGATTGGCCAGGAGCTTTGGTTTATAGTCGCAAAATCCCTGGGGGCTCATCGCCTTGCTCGACAA GGGCGAATTGCACCAACTGGTACGAGGGACAGTACTTTGGAGATTCTTGTTGGAGATGACGGTTGGGTCAACCACCGAGAAAATGGAATTCTTTATTCCTTTGATGCTACCAAGTGCATGTTTTCATGGGGTAATCTCTCTGAGAAGCTTCGAATGGGCCACTTTGACTGCAAAGACGAAGTTATAGTAGATTTGTTTGCTGGTATTGGATACTTTGTCCTACCCTTCTTAGTGAG GGCCAAAGCCAAGCTTATGTATGCTTGTGAATGGAACCCCTATGCGGTTGAGGCACTTCGTCGTAACGTTGAAGCTAATCTTGTTGCTGATCGTTGTGTATTACTCGAAGGAGATAATCGAATTACAGCGCCAAAA GGTGTAGCTGATAGAGTGTGTCTCGGTCTCATTCCCACAAGCGAGGGTAGTTGGGTTACTGCTGTCAGAGCATTAAG AGAGAAGGGTGGTATATTGCACATCCATGGCAATGTCAAAGATTCTGAAGAAAATGTCTGGACAAACTATGTTTCCCAGTCAATTCAAGAAATTGCTAGATCTGAAG GTCACTACTGGGATGTATCAGTAGAACACGTCGAGAGGGTGAAATGGTATGCGCCCCATATCCGCCATCTTGTAGCAGATGTGAGATGCAAACAGATTCAGACATAA
- the LOC104101501 gene encoding SKP1-like protein 11 produces MPIPIPLHSLLWNFFLKPSASPNFFLRKTFLMASSSKITPATENKVLILKSNDGDEFQLEESIAIGSVTIKNMVEDDCASNIIPLPNVDTETLIKTIEYLKKHAEISGSDEEEEEIKKTKIKDFDKEFVSVKMQKLFNIILAANFLDIKPLLDLCAQAIADKIKNKSHVAVRKIFNVECDYTKEEEDAIRKDNEWAFEGEEFDESLD; encoded by the coding sequence ATGCCTATACCAATTCCTCTTCATTCACTTCTTTGGAATTTTTTTCTCAAACCTTCTGCTAGTCCAAACTTTTTCCTAAGAAAAACTTTTCTCATGGCATCATCTTCAAAAATAACACCCGCAACAGAGAATAAGGTTTTGATCTTGAAGAGTAACGATGGCGACGAGTTTCAACTAGAAGAATCCATCGCCATCGGGTCTGTAACAATCAAGAACATGGTAGAAGATGATTGTGCGTCCAACATCATACCACTACCCAACGTTGACACTGAAACCCTAATCAAGACTATCGAGTACCTCAAAAAGCATGCAGAGATCTCGGGTtcagacgaagaagaagaagaaatcaagaaaacaaaaatcaAGGACTTCGATAAGGAATTCGTTAGCGTTAAGATGCAAAAACTCTTCAACATCATATTGGCTGCAAATTTCCTTGACATTAAGCCTTTGCTTGATCTTTGTGCTCAGGCTATTGCTGACAAGATTAAGAACAAGTCGCACGTGGCTGTTAGAAAAATTTTCAATGTTGAATGTGATTACACTAAAGAGGAAGAAGATGCCATTCGAAAAGACAATGAATGGGCCTTTGAAGGAGAAGAATTCGATGAATCCCTTGACTAG